TGGCATGGTCAATCAATACCATCAAATTGTTGGAAGCTATGTGGAAGGCTAAGATTCCGAAAAAGGTCAAAAAAATTTGTTGGAGATTTTTCATTGATAGACTTCCTCTAAAAGATCTTTTGGCCTATAGAGGTGTATCTAACTTCAACTCTCTTGATTGTTTATTTTGCTCCAATCATCCGGAATCTTCGGAACATCTCTTCTTTCAATGTCAAGTTTCGAAAGCGGTTTGGGAGAGAATCTACACTTGGTTGGGAAATGACTTGGAGTTTACCTTGGAATAGTTCAAAAGTTTTGGTTACATTCAAGAAAAGGTGAGGAAATCCAATACTAGAGTTAAATTAAACTCAATTTGGTTAGCTCTAATTTGGTGCATTTGGATAATGAGAAAtgtcattattttttataatgctTATTTTAGCTTTGAAGTGGTTATCTCCAATATCTTattcttttcttggagatgattGTGTAACAGTGATTCTACTTTTAggactattttttatgatttgtaCAAGTTACCTTTAAACTGTTTCAACTGTATTTAGCGTTTTTGTTGTAAGAGTTACACCCCTAATGCGATATCTTATAtcattgtttattaaaaaaaacactctctctttatttttatttttatgtcctTTCACTTCGATTTTTTATAATTCTCTATGATACATGTATTGTGTATTGTGTAACCTTATGCAGTTCTACTTTCTTGGGCTTTTACATTTCCTATAGTTTTATATACAATCAACTTTTCATTTCAcagtatttttctttttcttttttcaattgtttttaaCTTAATTTATAAAGTATCTTTTATTTATGCAAATTTATGTTTACGCATTTAAAAATTCAGTCaattttcatttgatttaaattatctatttatttcaattttaaactTGTTTTACATTTATTTTGTAATTCACAATACTACATCAAATTTAGGATAATGTTAACTTGTGTTTATAGAACACAagttaaaaactaaataaaaaaaatattatttgggaaattgtgaattaattttaataaaaatattaaattattttttaattattttttcaatacAATAAATGAATTTCTTAACTTATACTCTTAAAGACACAAGTTAACATTAATTTACCATTGCTCATATACATATTCTttcatattatttaatttttcatattatgCTTATATATTCCTGAAAGTGGGTGGAATTATATTGTAAGCCTTTAAAGCTATATAATTTTTATGAGTGGAACCACTACAAAAAAAACTCAGTTTTACCAGGTGAAATGCACCCCGCAAATAGCAATATCACCCAGCAACGCAACAGTTGCGAGGTGTGCTAGCCACCTCGCAAAAACGTTAGTCGCAACTTTTTGCAAGGGGATATGCACCCCGCAAATTTGCCAGGTGTTTTTCACCCCGCAACGTTGCAAGGTACAAAGCACCCCGCGAACACGCTTTCCAAGTGGTCCAAACGCCTTTGTTCAGGTGTGTCAGAGCAGGTGACACAGGTGATTCTGCAATGTGCTTTTCACCCCGCAACTTTGCTAGATGTATAACACCCCGCAAACACGCTTTCCAATAAGTTCTGCCAACTTCGTTCAGTGTGACAGAGAGTGTGTTAGGCAACTTGCGGGGTGAGATGCATTTAgcaatatttgaatatttaataCGTGCAGGGTGGATTTCACCTGGCAATTATTTTGAGATACCTTGTTTAATTCACGACGCAAGTAGTAACatatatagtaaaaaaaattttatattattctaaattaatatttagaataatataaatataataaataattaaaattcaatttttttttttaaaatactaaatttatagttaattctaaatatttaaattcatacttaatataaagaaattcataattaatataaagaaatgcatatttaatataaagaaattcatgattatccaaaatatttaaattcaaaataatattcacTTAGGATCCGGGTCGTCCGCATTATTTTCGTTTTCTTCATCATTCTCGTCTAGTACTCCTTGGTTACCACCCGCTCCAAATCCACCACCACCATATTGTTGTCGAAAGAATTGTTGCATTTGTTGCATTTGTTGTTGCATttgttgttgtatttgttgttgcacttgttgttgaatttgttgttgagtAAGCATCATTTGCTCTTGTGAAAGTCTCAATGCTTCCTCCAACTCCATTTGTTTTTTCTCAATGTTTCATTTTCACGTGCTGCTTCACTCTGAGCTagttgtttaattgtttcagttATTTCAGGGGTTAATGTCGGAGGACGTGAAGATCCTTCCCCGTCTGCAATTCTCCTAAATAAAGAATACCTATCCCCTTTTTTGTAGTTGCTAGCTAAAGGTCCTGTAGCATAAAttttttcatttctcttcttTCCCTTACTTGCTTGCAATTACAAATACTGATCAATAGCTGGATCAAGAGGATATCGTCCATGTGGACAGGGCCGACCCTAGGGGTAGGCCACCAAGGCTACCGCCTAGggcctcaattttattttttattttctgagGCAGATTTAACTAATTGGTTTGttaacataatattttttatttttacaatgtgtgtaataataacatttaattgcaatatatattatatttttgaagtcctttcaaatacttttttttaataagcaattgaatataagatatcgcactaggggtgcaacccttacatcaaGAATACATTAAGAATAATAGTTACATTGTAAAGGAAAtttgtaccaatcataaaaattggtCTTTCGCGATGGTTCCCTACTACTAACCCATctccaagagaaaaacataatatTAGAAATCACCTCCTCATGACTAAAAAGGCCGCTATAAAAAATGATTGTGTTTCTCATATTCTAATTGCACCAAATTAAAGCTATCCATAGAGAGTTTAGAATCGCTTTTGATATCTAAGATTTTAAAAAATCAAGTTTAAGAAAGCTTTTTTCATTatgattttttcaaaaagtgacgAGAAAAGTGCTTAGATGAATTTTATTATCAATAGAAGAGAAAAATGTTAAACTAATTACAGTGGTTAATAAATTATTTGTTAAAttcattaaaatttattattttattaaaatattaatattttgtttaaaaaaactgtTATAAATTTCGCCTCAGGCCTCGAGATCTGTTGGGCCGGCCCTGCATGTGGACCGCCTAACTCAGGATGTTTAGCTAAAAACTCCTTCTTCAACCTTTTGTACTCCGCCTAcacatacataaataaataaattaaatgaatacataaaaaatatagaaaagaaaACTAAATGTCATTCCATAGAAAAGAAAACTAAATATAACCTTTAATATGAAGCCATCAAACTAAACTTCAAGAACCTTAAATATGCACTTATTATATTGGATCACATGAGAAAAATGGAGGCAGCATCAAAACTTAATAAATAGCATGGGGTTCTATGAAGAGATACACATAAACCAACAAGTCATCAGAGAAGGAAGAGGACACAATCAGCAGAGAAGGAAAAGgactctattttttattttgtaatttatgCAAATAGTCCAGAAGTTAATATCCTAATGTTGTAAAATTTTGAAAGTTAATAACATTGTAAGATTCTGAAAGTAATCATCTAGATGGTAAATTACCCACGTCCTACGTCAATAGCTTCTGGAAGTTAACTTTGGGTAGGGATGTAGACATTTTGTGAGAAGAAAAATCTATAGAGGTGCTAATGTAAAAGAGAACTCATTATCTCAGTGGTATACATTTGAAGACAATCAACCACGTCAATTTGATTGCCTTGGATAATATAACATGAACCATACGGATCTCAGTGTCTTGGATAAACCAACTAAAAACGAAAAACAATCAACCACGTCAATTTGAAGAACAAACCTGGCTAATATAACATGAACCATACGGATCCAGAATGTGTGTCGGAAGTTGGCATACTAGTTCGGTGTTCTAGATTGATTGCCTTAGAATGAAAGGTTGTcgtcattttttttttatatcataCTGGTGTCTAATTGTTGTTTCTAAAAGCAATGTCAAATGTTATTATAAAtctatcatatttattttatcccCATGCTCAATTTTAAGGTCATAATGATATCTGAAAGGCAGTAGTTCTCATTGAATTGATGTCCACATTTTCTGCTAAAGTTTATCACCTAAGTTTAGTCTCTTATCTTATAGAGCATCTTACATTTTCTCTTAGATTTAGTTTCTCACTGTTTCATCAGTCATGCGAGGAGGCTAATCTCGAATGTTAGATGACACAATTTATGTTATATTAATGCTACCTTTTTAGTAACAAAACTTTACCAAACTAATGAGAGGTAAAATTAACCagagattaaaattaaaacaaagagaagaaatatTAATATCATCTTACTTGAGTATCTCTAGCACGGTCGTCACAATACTCTCCATCTCTTCCCCGATAAGTCCTCTCGTGAAGCTCTTGCATTAATGGAGCTCTTCTCTTAGCCACAGCCTAATACACATAGAACTCCAATAAAAATATAACACGATTaagattataattaaaaaaaatagtgagAGGAAAATATATTACCATTCGTTCAGCATGATCAGCAATACTAATGCTTCCGGCTCTATGATTGGCGGCTCCCCTTTCTGATGCTCTACGTTGCTTTGCTTTTTCAGATTTTTTCTTAAACTCATCTGATTTCCAATAAACAAGCATTTCTTTAAAAACATTTTCTCCCATCCATAGAGGTCTGATCCCTCTTTCTTCATATCCAAGTCTGGCACGCCTAAGCATATCTGAAAGTCGTGCCGATGCTCTTTTCTTAAAATTTATCTCAACCAGCTCTTCATCAAGTGTGTGCCATACACACTTCTCCTACAATATAGAAATTAAAACAAGATAGTTAGAAACAAATTTGTAGTGGATTCCATGAGTTTGGTGAaagatatataaatataaacattcTGTAAGCTTATTGATTGCATTACTTTGCCTACACTGCATGCAAGCAAATCAAACCATGCATGCATCACTAAATTCCAGTAGTAGCATGCTACTGAATATTGTAAAATTAGTCATGTTTCTTTCTATTTGTTGTTTCTACTTTCTAATTGATACTAGTTCTGATGCATTTACTCAAACTTGTTTAATTGGATGCAAGAAAGAAGAATATGAATACATATTTATCAATAGTTATAGTGATTTCCAGCATTATCAACACTACTGGAATGCATCAGAACGTGTGACTTCCTTCACTAACTGGTCATATTCCATAGTAACTATCATACGCCTAAGCATAGAATGAATGCAAATGTGTGACTTGCTTCTACTACTACTATTACATTTCCACCTAAAATAAGCATACGCTATACGCCATACACACTTCTCTTGCCATACACAATTCAGTAAGAAAATATTATATCCGAAATCGTTCAGTTTCGAAAATAAGCATACGCCATATACGCcataattagaagaaaaaaattaatcgCTTAAAGAAAATATTATACCCGAAATTTGTCGAACCAACGTTTATATAATTCACCATCCTTCTTCATAAGTTGTCCGAAAGTCTTCCAAGGTGCTTTATACAACTCTTGGATGACTTCCTTTATGCTAACTGCAGGAGGCCTACTTG
Above is a genomic segment from Vicia villosa cultivar HV-30 ecotype Madison, WI unplaced genomic scaffold, Vvil1.0 ctg.001861F_1_1, whole genome shotgun sequence containing:
- the LOC131636920 gene encoding uncharacterized protein LOC131636920 gives rise to the protein MKKDGELYKRWFDKFREKCVWHTLDEELVEINFKKRASARLSDMLRRARLGYEERGIRPLWMGENVFKEMLVYWKSDEFKKKSEKAKQRRASERGAANHRAGSISIADHAERMAVAKRRAPLMQELHERTYRGRDGEYCDDRARDTQAEYKRLKKEFLAKHPELGGPHAGPAQQISRPEAKFITISKAILNSLWIALIWCN